GCTGAGTTTTCCAACCTCGTCCGCTTCGACGACGAGGCGGAAAGCGTCGTGATCGAAGCCGACGACGTCGCCATCCGCACGGCCTCGGCACAATTCCTCTCGGCCCGGCTCGTCGTCGGCGCCGACGGCCGGCATTCGCTGTGCCGCGACGCCGCAGGCATCGCCGTGACGCGGCGCGAGCTGACGCAGACGGCGCTGACTTTCAACGTCGCCCATGCGCGGCCGCATCGCAATGTCTCGACCGAGTTCCACACGCCGCAGGGTCCCTGCGTGTTCGTGCCCCTCCCCGGCGACCGTTCCAGCATCGTCTGGGTCGCGGCGCCCGCGGAGGCCGAACGGCTGCGCAGCCTCAGCGATGAGGAACTGTCGGCCGCGATCGAGAAGCAGTCGCATTCGATCCTCGGCCGCATGACGGTCGAGCCAGGGCGCAACCTGTTCCCGCTGGCAATCGAGCGTCCAAAATCCTTCGGCGCTGATCGCATCGCACTGGTCGGCGAAGCCGCCCATGTGGTTCCGCCGATCGGCGCGCAAGGCCTCAATCTTGGCCTGCGCGATGCCGCCGACGTCGCTCGGCTCGCAGGTGAAGCGATCGCTGCGGGCCAGGATCCCGGGGCATCCGACGTGCTCAAGCGCTACGACCGGACGCGGCGTCCGGACATTCTGAGCCGGACCTTTGCGATCGACATGGCCAACCGCTCCCTGCTCAATGACTTCCTGCCACTCCAGCCGGTCCGTGCCGTCGGCATGCACCTGCTCGGCGCCATCGGCCCGCTCCGCCGTTTTGCGATGCGCGAGGGCCTGACGCCGACCTGGCGCAGCTAAGTCCCCCTCACGGAAACACCAGCCGGCCGCTCTGGATCGCCCACATCACGCTGGTGAGCGTGACCACGGAGGCGAAGGTACCGAGCAGCACCGCAACGGAGGCGGGCTCGATCCAGGCCTCGTTCTGACGGGCAATCACGAACACGTTCAGCGCCGGCGGCAATGAGGCCATCAGAACTGCCGTCGCAGCCCATGGCTGCGCGAACGGACCGAAAGCCAGCATCAGACCGAACGCCGCGAGCGGATGGATCAACAGCTTGACCGCGATCACACCCGGCACCTCCCACGGCACGCGCTCGAACGGGCGCAGCGCTACGGTCACGCCGAGCACGAACAACGCGGTCGGCGCGGCGGCATTCTGCAGGAACGTGATGGTGCGGTCGAGCGCGACCGGCATCTCGATATGCAGCGCCGCGACTGCCGCGCCGAAGCAGGCCGACATGATCAGCGGATTGAGCACGATCTGTTTCAGCACCACGCCGAA
This genomic stretch from Bradyrhizobium daqingense harbors:
- a CDS encoding UbiH/UbiF family hydroxylase; its protein translation is MTDASTLHDTAVIGGGPAGLAAAIALAQAGARTALVARRVPYADNRTTALLGASIDLLENLDVWPRCKDKAAALEIMRLVDDTGRLFRAPEVRFSCHEIGLDAFGYNIDNRSLMLALEARAAEFSNLVRFDDEAESVVIEADDVAIRTASAQFLSARLVVGADGRHSLCRDAAGIAVTRRELTQTALTFNVAHARPHRNVSTEFHTPQGPCVFVPLPGDRSSIVWVAAPAEAERLRSLSDEELSAAIEKQSHSILGRMTVEPGRNLFPLAIERPKSFGADRIALVGEAAHVVPPIGAQGLNLGLRDAADVARLAGEAIAAGQDPGASDVLKRYDRTRRPDILSRTFAIDMANRSLLNDFLPLQPVRAVGMHLLGAIGPLRRFAMREGLTPTWRS
- a CDS encoding AEC family transporter; its protein translation is MVDILNLALPYFGLIFVGFACGKVKALPESGLAWMNFFLLYVSLPALLFAIMSKTPFSELNNPPFLIATMLSTIVAFTLALVVGRLLGRLTLREATLAGLSGGYGNIGYMGPGLALAVLGSKAAAPTALIFCCDSIFLFTIVPLLIELSDRDHPSLVHAFGVVLKQIVLNPLIMSACFGAAVAALHIEMPVALDRTITFLQNAAAPTALFVLGVTVALRPFERVPWEVPGVIAVKLLIHPLAAFGLMLAFGPFAQPWAATAVLMASLPPALNVFVIARQNEAWIEPASVAVLLGTFASVVTLTSVMWAIQSGRLVFP